The Aedes albopictus strain Foshan chromosome 2, AalbF5, whole genome shotgun sequence region TCGATAAAAAAATAACTTAATATAGACACCACAGTGACTTCAGTACGGATCGACTGATTTGCATAAATGTTTTACTGGTCCATTGGCTCAGGTCGGAGGTTCGTGGTTGGGCTTCCGGCTGCGCTTGCTGTATTTGGCGCATTTTTCATGTCGTTACGGTGTATCCGAGAATGCTTGACTTAGTAGACCTAGCAGGCCACTACTCGTTCCTCGGCCAGGGGTTCCTGGGTGGCTGCCATCGCGGCTGCTCTTGTACAGCTTTCGGTTTTCCTGGACGTCATCATTGTCCGGAGTAAGTTGTGGTGGCCGATTTGGGTTTTATTGTCCTTGGCGGTTCTTCAAGCCCCTTCTCGCTTGTATTTGTCTTGGTCGGAACAAATCGCACGGCGTATAGTCTGGGTAAAACGAACGATATTCGGGGCCATCTCTTGACTCCCTTTTTTTCACCGGAGACGCAGATCTGGTTTTGTCATCGCTGAGATCACTGCTTCACTGCTTGCTTTTCGATATGGCTCAACTGAAATTGACCAAAAATAAATGTTTAAACAGTATTTTTTCAAGTAATTTACAATAAAAGATACCTTCACAGCTCTTCACACGATTTAGCAGAAAACTTTCCCGATGCTTTTGATTGGCGCGAAAAGTGTTGTTGTTTTGGCCCTGAATTGAAGCGGTCAAACTTCAAATTTAAATGTGGATGAATATAATTTTTAACTATAGCAGTATAATTATACTTTTTATGTTTGATCATTTATAAATGATATTTTTGCCGTAtatactagtatgggacaaacatcaaattctcgctccagttgactttttcgatcccatttaggtcccatatgaaaagtacaaaatttcagcgcaatcggtgaaactataatttagcgcaagcggtttaaagttttcataggatttactatgggaaaagttacacttccaaacaaaaaatcccagaggtagccccttgtctccttaattcaaatcgatcaacgcttcttgtagaaaaatcatttataaaactttccttcgaagaccgcaaaacaattggatgcttgtggaaaaagttattgatttattaccgattagtgatccagcgaacggctttttgttttgttttatcagcagcactgtagctgctgccttgactgctgctgtttctgggggtggtgatgccacccgccaccccatgcagcaacggcaacagcagtgctgctgataaaacaaaacaaaaagccgttcgttggatcactcatcggtaataaatcaataactttttccacaagcatccaattgttttgcggtcttcgaaggaaagtttcataattgatttttctacaagaaacgttgatcgatttgaattaaggagacaaggggcgacctctgggattttttgtttggaagtgtaacttttcccgtagtaaatcctatgtaaactttgaaccgcttgcgctaaattatagtttcaccgattgcgctgaaattttgtacagttcatatgggacctaaatgggatctaaaaaagCACCTGGAGCGAGGatctattttttccatacaagcgtgtcccatactagtataTACGTGTTATGGTTCGCCGCATAAGTAgcaatattatcgtcgcaccaccaaatcgaagtcgtcgctagaagcacatgcgaagttgcagctgcgaagtaaatttgaatctaatttttctgttgcgcatcattaagctaattaagagtaacaatatgcactaatccaaaatgagttgcgacatttctaagtaggttaaaaatcaattttcgcacgttcggtcacttcgtatttcgaccaaaagcataatatagtCGTTATAATACTTATGCTAGAACATTTAAAACTAACGTTTGGAAAGTCTTATAAATCGTAAAGGTTTCACTTACATAAACTTTACGTTTGCAATTTTATCAGTGTACGGAGCCATGACTGCGTCACGAAAAGATGTACACGAATAAAACCACCACACCCGGCCGGATCTCGATCTGACCTTGATACAACTAATAGTCCCAAAATAGACCAATAACTAAAAATTCCGTAACATTTCAATCTTCCTTCATTTTTCGATAGATAACCCTTACTTCCTTTTATGGTTTCGGGCCCAAGGTGGCCGAACTCGCGAACGCGAATACTTGGCGCGAAACCACAATAATTAGTCGCGGATATTTTAACAAATTAAAACGCGCGTCGTTACAATAAAACATTCTAAAACGACATCTTTATTTAACTGACTATCAACAAGTAAACAATATACATCGAAAGACAAACATGAATGAAAAGCACATACAGGAACGACGGCATCATAGTGTGGTAGCTCACGCTGCCAACTCGAGCTCAGCGGCGTGCTTGGTAGGGGCACTCCGCATATTCCATTGCGCTCCAACATCCCCCTCCTTCAATACAGGCGGTACGGATCGAACCAACGCGGCGGCCTTCGGGTCCTTGAAGAACGGCGTGGCAGTACCTGTGTGGGAGTTGCAGGTCCACTGCTGGCTGAAGCAAAATCTGGGGATGCTTCGGATGATGACCTGGATGACGACACTGGTGAAGACGAACTTGAGCTACGAACTGACGAATGGAAACTTGCTTGATGTTCAGGTTGTTGAGGCGGTCCAATTTCACGAGACACAGAAGAACTTTGCGGTGGCATCGTAAGCTGCTCTGGTGTCGATGCTACCGGAATCAACGAAGGCTTCTGTAGGTTACAAGAGTCAAGCAGAATCTCCAACGGTAGCTGAGTTCGGTCACGTCCTCGATTCTCAATAAGTTCTGGACCAGGATTAGAGGTGCTCGAGCGACTGCGTAGTTGATTGACGTGTGCTCGTATCAACCGACGATCCTCTGCCCATACGCTGTACATAACGAGGCCAATCCGTTCGCAGACCACGCCCGGGGCCCAGCGCCACTTATTTTTGGTAAACAGCTTCGCATACACAAGGTCATGTGCAGCAAAGCGGCGCTTCTGTGAGTCTTGCTCTGGTTCGGCTGCAACGGCAGATGAAACAGGTGGAGGACGAAGTAGATCCAAATTCGTACGTATGCGGCGTCCGAACATCGCTTCGGACGGGGATTTTCCATCGACGACTTGCCTGTTTGGGGTTGTTCGATACACCAACAGAAAAACGTCCAATGCTTCTTGCAGCGTACTTGTATTCCTCCCCTCCTGAATCTTCTTCACCGAACGCTTGAAGGTATCCACGAACCTCTCCGCTTGTCCGTTGGATTGAGGATGGAACGGAGCCGTGGTAACGTGGTGTATTCCGTTGTCGACACAAAACTTCTGGAACTCTATGCTCGTAAACTGTGTACCATTGTCGCTGACAACTACTTCCGGCATTCCGAGACGAGCAAATAGACTTCTCAGGATGCTGATCGTTGCTGCTGATGTAATCCGTCGCGTTTGAACAATCTCCGGCCATTTTGAGTACGCATCAACGGCCAGAAGAAAGTAGTCTCCATCTATCGGTCCCGCATAGTCTACATGAACCCGCTTCCACGGACCAGTTGGCTTTGGCCATGGAACAGGCGGCGAGTGCGGCGGCGATTTTGCCACAGACGCACAATGTTTACAGGACTTGACGTACGCAACGATTTCCTCATCTAAGGAAGGCCAGTATACAAAACTCCTAGCAATGGCCTTCATCCGTTGGATGCCTGGATGTCCCTGATGAAGCTGCAACAGGCATCGGTTTCGATGTTTCTCAGGAATCAGCAGTCTTTCTCCGAACATAATGCATCCACCTACCGTGTTCAGCGATTCTTGGCAAGCATGGAAACGAGCTATCTCTGGGTCCACAATTTTGGATTTCTCCGGCCAACCGTCTTGCAGGTAGCGATACACTTTCCGGAGCTTCGGGTCCGATTGGGTGTCCTTTTCGATGACCTTGAAACTCAGCGGGATAACATTAGAAGCTTCATTCACTACCGATCTCATATCTTCTTCCAGGATTACGCTGGCGATGACATAGTCTTCATCCGGTTTCGCATGGTTATCGATGAGCCTCGAAAGGACGTCGGCATTTCCAAATTTATCCGTCGGAACATACTCGATGACAAAGTCATACAACAACAGAGTGAGCGCCCATCGTTGTAGACGATTTGCGGTATAGATAGGGATCCCTTTCTTTGATCCAAAAATCCTCAGCAAGGGTGCGTGATCCGTCTGGAGTAGGAACTTGCGACCGAAGATCATTTTATGAAATTTGGTCATCGCAAAAATGATTGCCAGTCCTTCACGGTCCGGCTGACTGTATCGTTGTTCCGCTTTCGTTAACGCCCGTGCCGCATGCTGTACAACCTTCACTGAGCCATCAGGGAACTTGTGGCTTATAGTGGCACCTACTCCAATCGACGATGCGTCCGCAGACACTATTATCTCACGCCTCGGGTCGTAGTGAGTTAACAGGAGATCCGAGCTCAGAATCTCCTTAAACCGATCGAACGATTGCTGGCACTCGGCtgtccactggaacttggccccaTCCTTCAGCAACTCGTCGAGCGGGAACCTCAGAGAGCGCATATTCGGCACGAACTTTCCATAATAGTTAATGGCGCCCAAAAACGAACGAACGCCACTAACATCCGTGGGAACCGGAAGCTTCAGGATTGTTTCAATCTTCGCCGGATCTGGCCTTAACCCGTGACGATCCATCAGCAGTCCTAAGTAGCCGATTTGCTCCTTTCCGAAGGTACACTTATCGGCTCTGACCGTGAATCCAAATTCCTTCAACCGCTGCAGCACTGCTTCCAGGTTCTTCTTGTGATCCTCTGCGTCAACTCCACCGACGACCACGTCATCGAGGTACCCACTCACACATTCCAGCCCAGCCAGCATCGTATCAATTATTTGCTGAAAAGCTCCTGGCGCTGCTTTCACACCTGGCGGCAACCGGTTGTATTGGTAGAGGCCGCGATGTGTGTTAACCGTTAGAAGTTGCCGTGATTCTTCGTCGACTTCTACTTGCAGGAATGCGTCGGTCAAGTCGATCTGGCTGAACACGGTACAGTTTGCCAGACTCGCAAAAATGTCCTGTGGCAGAGGCAGCGGGTACTGATTGGGCTGCAGGGCATCGTTGAGACCCGTCGAATAATCGCCACATATCCGAATCGAACCATTCGCTTTGCGAACCACAACGATTGGAGCCGCCCAGTCTGAGTAATCCACAGGTGAGATGATTCCATCTTGCTCCAAACGGTCTAGTTCGTCGTTTACAGCCTGGCACATTGCATATGCAACCGGTCGCTTTGGGCGAAAAACTGGAGTTTTACCAGCCTTCAGGTCCAACTTCACCTCCATCTGCGGACTTCCGATTATCTTCCACGTTCTGCTTGAAATAATGGTGACGTCGGAGCCAGTGTCCAACTGCATTCTCACTGTTTCTCCATTCATCACTACCGGCACAAACTTCCTACGCTTCTGTACACTGCACGCATTCACTGTCACTACCTTCGAGTCTACGTGTCCTTTACGCCGATTGAACTGTCCACTTTTCACTTTCTCGGCACTCCGGCAGTATCCTTCTTTGTGGCCGGTTCTCGAACAATCACTGCACTTATGGTTCCTGAATGAACAGTTTCTAGCATAGTGCGATGCTCCGCACAACCAACACaacacttctggttttctggcACTATTTCCGCTTCTTTTCTCGCTACTGGAACTCGACTTGAACTTCTCAGGACTCTTCTTGAACTGCTTCCACGATCGCATGGCGTTCACAGACGCCGGATTCTCAATCGTTTCCGTGTCATGCCGCAGGTTAACCAATCTCTGGCACTCCTCGGAAATCTGTTCCAGCGTGACATCATCTCGCTCTTCAATGCGAGTCAGCAAGCGTGTCCTTACCTCAGCATCACGGTCGGATTTCAGCCCGCAGACGAAGACCAAACATTTGAATTGCTCTTCGGTTAGCTTCGTGAGCTCAAATTCAACGCACGACTTGTTAATGCGACAAGCGTACGTGACGTAATCTTCGGTTGGCTGCTTCACAATTTGTAAACAGCGATATgggatgatacacaaattatgtcacgcaaaaatcgaccttttccaaccccctctcccccctatgtcacactttttgtatgggatctcaatattttttgtaagggtcgtcacgctcagcaaaaccccccctcccccctaaaagcgtgacgtaatttgtgtacggcccctatcGGCGGCTGATGACGGATTCCGAGGCACCAAACAGCGAGTTGAGCTTCTTCACGGTTTCCGCAAACGAAAAGTCTTTTGGAGCTTTTGGCAGTATGAAGCTTACATACCGCTCGTGCTCGGACATTCCCAGCTTCCTCATGAGCAGACGAACCTTCGCACTCTCGTCGAGACGACTGGCATCCTTTTCAAACAAGTCCTCGTATCGCTTGTACCATGCCGAAAACGTAACACTGCTCTCCGGATCATACCTGAACTCCTTCACATTATTGGCAAGCGAGTCCAGTATCGCCTCCGGATTCGGTGGCACTTGTACATGGATCGAGGTCATGATGCTGCGAAGTAACTGCTCCTGCTGGTGCATGAACATCTGTTGCTGCTGGTTCATAGCTTCCTGCTGCCGACTAATGGCTTCCTGCTGCTGTCGAAACAGCTCCGTCAcatactgctgttgctgctgctgaaacCACTGGATATACGGATCACTTGGCGGTGGCAGTCTCGGTGGCACTTGTTGAAGCTGCGGAGGACGAATGAACGGCTGCTGATGCATCGCTTCGCCGTTTCCCAACGATTGTTGGCCATTACCGACCGGATTAGGCTGACCATTGTCTCCGGACGACATTCTCCTCCTCTTGCGTGGGGGGTACGTTTTGCCTGAACTTTACAGCGCAAAAAACGCACTAAAATTCCACTTCCGAAGTCGCCACTTTTATGGTTTCGGGCCCAAGGTGGCCGAACTCGCGAACGCGAATACTTGGCGCGAAACCACAATAATTAGTCGCGGATATTTTAACAAATTAAAACGCGCGTCGTTACAATAAAACATTCTAAAACGACATCTTTATTTAACTATCAACAAGTAAACAATATACATCGAAAGACAAACATGAATGAAAAGCACATACAGGAACGACGGCATCATAGTGTGGTAGCTCACGCTGCCAACTCGAGCTCAGCGGCGTGCTTGGTAGGGGCACTCCGCATATTCCATTGCGCTCCAACACTTCCAAATTCCCAATCTGACTTGTCAAACTTGAACACAGCTCCGTGATCAATCTAGTAATCTAGATTGtgtttaaaattttgaacatGCTCTTGAGAGTTTGAATGGAACAATTTTGGCACGCTCACTgaacatgagcgttcaaaatgcatctctggcttgagcagcagttagacgcggttacgGAGGTTAGCAAcgaataaatgcggattttttccggttagcaaagaaaGTGTCATTGCTCTTCTTCAGACGACAAACGGCGCGTTCGGTTCCGGAATGGAAACCCTCGGGTTATGGCGCATATAGATGACTTCATCCAGCTCTCCATTAAGGTACGCCGTCTTGACATCCACATGCTTCACGACCCAATTGTTGCGGGCAGCGACAGTCAGCAGCACGCGAAACGTGACTTGCTTCGCCGCGGGCGCGAAAACTTCGTCGTAATCGACACCAAAATTCTGTGTGAAGACTTGTGCTACTACAATCCTCGCTTTATGCCGTTTGAAATTTCCTTTCTCGTCCTGTTTGGTTTTGAACAACCACTTGCAGCCCACTGCACGCTCGCCGGGTGGCAAGTCAACTAGCTCCCATGTGTTGTTTCGCATTAACTCACGATATTCTTCCTTCATTGCAGCTCTCCAGTGGTCAACGTCTGCGGATCGCAACGCTTCGGTGAAACAGCGGGAGTCATCGCAGCCCTTGCTCACGAGACAGTTGCTAGTCGACGCTCCTTGTTGCGTTTGCTGCTGGCTCGCAGCGGGAACCGATGCGACTCGTGAAGTACCGGCGTTGATCGATCCTGGTGCTGTTCTGAAAATTGGTAGGAGGGCAGGCGGACAGCCCctattgtccatcacagctcaattgtggcaggatatttgactagcaccaaatttaATTCGAGTCATGCCACaatcatacactgaaataaattttgttgtggaaattaccgattccatagtaaaattactaaccgtacctatgattctcaaccaacaacattttccagttaattccactaaaacactgtcaacttaacaagcagtgcagttaacattaacaaaaataatcttaatttaacaaatctggagcttgatttgaataggtcgtatgtacatttgtcgataaaattcgatcagtttattttagttattgtagcaatagggaagatattttggaaacttttaatgatggaacggaaagcctgttttgtgatgattctgctgtatgtatcaactttgttcaatttcattggtttttgctataataagcgaatctaactgatcgaatttttaatcaacaaaagcacatacgaccttttcaaatcgggCTCCagaaatgagcattgtatttttaaccctaaaagggaaaccttcatggcctcagtttcggcacctcgctgagtgtgttccattaaagacgagctctgaaaggcggctggggtccaaatggaccccaggtatcccttttagggttaaccatactgtgttgtaaaatgcgtgtcctgcaaaaattaacaatgttttgttgttaagacgactatgcttttagttgaatttactacaatgcatttcAGTATGCATCAAGCACATTTCAGCTACCTATTTATGactacaatattcctaaataatggacgcagtggttaaaaggctctacagttGAGGAAAAATGAGATGTTTAAAAAAATGGTTGATCAGGTTCTTAGATTTAGCCGTGTTCGAGAATGTTGAGGAGTCAAGCAAGCCATGATTTTCCTTTGTTATAATGTCATTCAGAAATACATTCATTCTTGTTCTACCATTCAACCAAAGCAGTCATAACTCTTAACTGTAGAACATAACAGTTTTTGGCGACGAGAATTTACGAAACCACACGAAGCAAAATGTCTCCAGAATTCGAAGCGAATCTTTTGAGGATCCTGGAAAATCAAGGCCGCATTCTTGCAGAGTTGTCAGCTTCCCGGGCGGCAGAAGCTCAAGCTAGTCAAGCAGGACAAGGGGACGGTAATCTGCAACGCAGTCAGCAGCATCCGGAAGAACCACGTCTGCGGAATCAAAGCGAGTTTCTGATCGAATCGTTGTCAAGCGCAATCAACGAGTTCAACTACGACCCGGAAGCAGGAATAACATTCGAAGCCTGGTTTGCCAAATATGAAGATCTGTTTGAAGAAGACGCTCGAGCTCTGGACGGACCGGCCAAGGTTCGATTGCTGCTTCGAAACCTCAGCACCGTAGCGCATAAGAAGTATGTGAGCTACATCCTTCCGAAGAAGCCGAAGGAAGTGACTTTCGATGAAACCATCAAGACATTGAAGTCCATCTTCGGTCGTCAAACATCGCTCTTCAATCAACGTTACCAGTGTCTGCAACTCAAGAAGGATCCGACCGACGACTACTTCACCTACGCTGGAGTTGTGAATGAAAAGTGCGAAGAATTCAAGCTCTCGGAGATCAACGCGGACCAATTCAAGTGTTTGATGTTTGTTTCCGGCCTGAATTCAAGCAAGGACTCGGATGTTCGGACAACCCTTCTATCACGGATCGAGAGTTCCAATCCCGCTACGCCGATGACCCTACGCTCGCTAGCAGAGGAATGCCAGAGACTCCTGAATCTGAAACGAGACACCGCCATGATCGAGAAGACCGGAGGAAAACAAACCGTTTGTGCAGTGAAGAATTCATCAAAACCGCCGCACAACAGCAAACCGCAATCCGAAATTCCGAACACACCATGTTGGAGATGCGGCGACATGCATTATTCGAAGAATTGCCCCTACCTCCAGCATGAGTGTAAATCCTGCAAGAAAACTGGACACAAGGAAGGTTATTGCTCCTGTTTCAAGCAAAAGGATAGGAAGAAGAAGCGTCCATTCAAGAATAACGCTGTGGCTAAAGCACAAGGTCTGTACACCATCAATCAGGTCAGTATCGCAGCCAGACGTAAGTTCGTGAACCTGGAGATCAACGGACATCCAGTACGACTACAACTAGACAGCGCAGCAGACATCACCGTGATTTCATCGGACGTGTACAAACAAATAGGCAGCCCCGTTGGAAGTTCAGCATCCATCAACGTTGTTAACGCATCAGGTGACGACATGGGCCTTATAGCTGAATTCGAATGTACCGTTACTTTGAACGACGTCGTGAAGCAAGGAAGATGTTACGTCACAAACGTGGACAATCTCAACTTGTTCGGCACCGAGTGGATCGAGCTGTTTGGATTGTGGGACGTTCCGTTCAACGCAGTCTGCAATCAAGTCTCCTCAAAATCACATCCAAAATCGGAAGAACTTGTCAACCGTCTACGATCGAAATTCAAGAACGTGTTCAGTGAAGACCTTGGATTGTGCACTAAAAAGAAGGTATCGCTATCAGTCAAGCCAGGTACCAAGCCCGTATTTCGTCCAAAGCGTCCAGTTCCGTATGCATCAACAGAGAAGATTGAAGCCGAGCTGGATCGTCTACAAGGTTTGGGAATCATTTCGCCAATTCCATACTCCGAGTGGGCGGCTCCCATCGTTGCTGTACGAAAACCGAACGGCAAAGTGAGAATTTGCGCGGACTATTCCACCGGACTAAACGAAGCTTTGGAACCGAATCAACATCCGTTACCGTTACCACAGGACCTGTTTGCGAAGCTGGCGGGCAAGAAGTACTTCACTCAAATCGATTTATCCGATGCTTATCTACAAGTAGAAGTCACGGAAGAGTCCAGGAAGATGCTGTCAATCAACACTCACAAAGGCTTATTCCAATTCAATCGACTTTCCCCTGGTGTCAAGACGGCCCCCGGCGAGTTCCAGCACATCGTGGACAATATGATTGCGGATTTGGAGGACGTAAAATGTGGAAGATGCATTGCAAACATTCCTTCAAGCATATCGTTACACACCCAACCCTTCTCTACCGGACAGTAAATCACCGGCTGAGGCATTACTCGGAAGAAAAGTTCGGACAGTCTTCGATCTAATGAAACGACCGGAACAGCAGGTGGTACACAGCAATGAGAAACAAAATGCTCAATTCAACAAGAAGCATGGAGCCAAGCATCGCAGTTTCGTGATCGGTGAGAAAGTATATGCTGAAATTCACATACGAAATGAGAAATACTGGGCCGAAGGAGTGATCATCGAACAAAAAGGAAATGTGGTGTACAACGTTCTTTTGGAAGACAAACGACGTCGAGGTTTGATCCGATCCCATGCAAATCAACTACGACGACGAACACTATCGGAACCTGCAGCGATTGAAGACAATACGATTCCGTTGCAAATACTGCTGGACGAGTTTTCAGTCACAGAACCTATTCCAGTTCAAGAAGACGATGGAGGTCAACGGGAGGTTTTGCCAGAAGCAAACGACGACCCGCTATCCCAGCCAGCTGAAGTTCAGCTGCAACCGTTTTTGGATGTTCCTGGGCCTTCGAGATTGTACGATCGTGACCAACCATCAACGCAGCGACTGGCGAAGAAAAGGAGCATTCCGTTCCGTGATCCATCCAGCAGGAAACGAAGACTCCCATCTCACTTCGAATATTATGAGATTTATTAAGGGGGAGATGTTGGGGAGTCAAGCAAGCCATGATTTTCCTTTGTTATAATGTCATTCAGAAATACATTCATTCTTGTTCTACCATTCAACCAAAGCAGTCATAACTTTTAACTGTAGAACATAACAGAGAATTCGAAATCGAAGTAATCGAagtaatattgtcgggccgccaccaaaccggacgtcgcataatcaagtcgcgacgcgacccaactcgcgacgtttttgaatcatgtcaaaagtagtgcgcatccttctcgTTCTTGCCAGCAACactgcgcactagatgcgaaacagttgcgacacttgtggaccaagaaaatagcgatttttgattgaatgtctgtcttgattccaaccggatagacaatacttcCCGAGTATCCTGTCGGCGGTCACACTAGGGCTGAACGGAATTCAGGGAACGGTTCTTTCCAAAAAACGAAAAGACAAAACTCGCCTTCCTGTTGTTTTGTTGTTGCTTTATTGATAATTTTAGACTTACACTTCCAAACTAGTTTCATTATTATGTTTCTGCTTTTTGCCGTTATAGTTGCGGTATATTCTTGTGGTAGTTTTAGTCTAACACATTACTCAATTTTGTTCAGCAAATTCTCTAATTGTTTTGACGTGTCTGTATatcaattttatatttaatattttttttttgggattggtttatttttcatttattaaTTTTAGCTAACATATTTCACGATTATTGGGCTTtttattcttttttattattctgaTCTGTGTCGTGCAACTGTTCAAGAAATattatacattttttttcgactattttttttttcaatataattgTTACATGTTAGTATATGTAAGTGTCTGTTAATGTGTAACTGTGTTGGTGTGGTTTTTCATAATGCATGTATAAGTGTGTGGGTGTGTTCATACTGAATTCTAAACTTCCTATACAAGAATAGGTAAAAGCTTCGAGCTTTAATCATTTTTTTCTGTTCATATGATTGATTTCTAACGTAAAACGCTTATTAGTTGGAAAATTTCACTCAATTCTATTTTCGAGAACAGACAACAAGGGGAGAGGGGGTTACGGGTGTAtgcttctttatttttttttgtcggaatatAATTTAGTCATGTTGGGTGCTAAGTGGTTGTTGCTATATCGAAGCAGATTTTCCACTAGGTTAGTTTTTGTTTGAAGAAAGTTTTTAGAAGAAGCAGACCAGTTTCGCAAACTATCATGCTGTGAGATGAATGGGAAAATCATTGTTCGTGAATGAAAGGATGTAAATGGTTCGTATTTTATTGCTGTTTATTTTAATCTATTTTAAGTGTTCATGCTTCATTTGAGGAACATCACCAAAGTGAGTAGAATAATTTACTAGTTTTGAATTGAACCATGTTGAACCGATCGATACGAATTATCACGGAGTATGCATTTCCTAGCAATTGTTAGTTGACGGTACATACAGGGTTACTGGAGGATTATTCTGTGAATCGCAAATCAACACAGGAATTTTCAGGGAACGTTTCTCTAGTGTCGACCTGTATTAAACCCTATATGGTTTCGAATTAGGCATTTTACACAATGTGCTATGTGTATTTCGCCTGTGGCGTTCTGCAATCGATAGTGATTTGGTTTTATCGCTGCGGTTATTTTTTGTGCAGTGATTGTCAAGAGTCTGATCTTGCctagtttgagtagtggctacggttaggatagctcagatcaatctctaGCGTAAAAGAATACCAACGATCAATATCAGCAGACTTCAAAAAAATGAAACAGCCCAGGCGGGTTTATTCCAAGAAACCTTATTTCAAAGAGGGATTGGCTGTCTAGGTAATCTTGAAATCCTGGTGTTTGCAACTTTCAGTAGAATGAAACGACAAACTCGC contains the following coding sequences:
- the LOC134287069 gene encoding uncharacterized protein K02A2.6-like; translated protein: MRSWKQFKKSPEKFKSSSSSEKRSGNSARKPEVLCWLCGASHYARNCSFRNHKCSDCSRTGHKEGYCRSAEKVKSGQFNRRKGHVDSKVVTVNACSVQKRRKFVPVVMNGETVRMQLDTGSDVTIISSRTWKIIGSPQMEVKLDLKAGKTPVFRPKRPVAYAMCQAVNDELDRLEQDGIISPVDYSDWAAPIVVVRKANGSIRICGDYSTGLNDALQPNQYPLPLPQDIFASLANCTVFSQIDLTDAFLQVEVDEESRQLLTVNTHRGLYQYNRLPPGVKAAPGAFQQIIDTMLAGLECVSGYLDDVVVGGVDAEDHKKNLEAVLQRLKEFGFTVRADKCTFGKEQIGYLGLLMDRHGLRPDPAKIETILKLPVPTDVSGVRSFLGAINYYGKFVPNMRSLRFPLDELLKDGAKFQWTAECQQSFDRFKEILSSDLLLTHYDPRREIIVSADASSIGVGATISHKFPDGSVKVVQHAARALTKAEQRYSQPDREGLAIIFAMTKFHKMIFGRKFLLQTDHAPLLRIFGSKKGIPIYTANRLQRWALTLLLYDFVIEYVPTDKFGNADVLSRLIDNHAKPDEDYVIASVILEEDMRSVVNEASNVIPLSFKVIEKDTQSDPKLRKVYRYLQDGWPEKSKIVDPEIARFHACQESLNTVGGCIMFGERLLIPEKHRNRCLLQLHQGHPGIQRMKAIARSFVYWPSLDEEIVAYVKSCKHCASVAKSPPHSPPVPWPKPTGPWKRVHVDYAGPIDGDYFLLAVDAYSKWPEIVQTRRITSAATISILRSLFARLGMPEVVVSDNGTQFTSIEFQKFCVDNGIHHVTTAPFHPQSNGQAERFVDTFKRSVKKIQEGRNTSTLQEALDVFLLVYRTTPNRQVVDGKSPSEAMFGRRIRTNLDLLRPPPVSSAVAAEPEQDSQKRRFAAHDLVYAKLFTKNKWRWAPGVVCERIGLVMYSVWAEDRRLIRAHVNQLRSRSSTSNPGPELIENRGRDRTQLPLEILLDSCNLQKPSLIPVASTPEQLTMPPQSSSVSREIGPPQQPEHQASFHSSVRSSSSSSPVSSSRSSSEASPDFASASSGPATPTQVLPRRSSRTRRPPRWFDPYRLY
- the LOC134286421 gene encoding uncharacterized protein K02A2.6-like gives rise to the protein MSPEFEANLLRILENQGRILAELSASRAAEAQASQAGQGDGNLQRSQQHPEEPRLRNQSEFLIESLSSAINEFNYDPEAGITFEAWFAKYEDLFEEDARALDGPAKVRLLLRNLSTVAHKKYVSYILPKKPKEVTFDETIKTLKSIFGRQTSLFNQRYQCLQLKKDPTDDYFTYAGVVNEKCEEFKLSEINADQFKCLMFVSGLNSSKDSDVRTTLLSRIESSNPATPMTLRSLAEECQRLLNLKRDTAMIEKTGGKQTVCAVKNSSKPPHNSKPQSEIPNTPCWRCGDMHYSKNCPYLQHECKSCKKTGHKEGYCSCFKQKDRKKKRPFKNNAVAKAQGLYTINQVSIAARRKFVNLEINGHPVRLQLDSAADITVISSDVYKQIGSPVGSSASINVVNASGDDMGLIAEFECTVTLNDVVKQGRCYVTNVDNLNLFGTEWIELFGLWDVPFNAVCNQVSSKSHPKSEELVNRLRSKFKNVFSEDLGLCTKKKVSLSVKPGTKPVFRPKRPVPYASTEKIEAELDRLQGLGIISPIPYSEWAAPIVAVRKPNGKVRICADYSTGLNEALEPNQHPLPLPQDLFAKLAGKKYFTQIDLSDAYLQVEVTEESRKMLSINTHKGLFQFNRLSPGVKTAPGEFQHIVDNMIADLEDVKCGRCIANIPSSISLHTQPFSTGQ